The Microterricola viridarii genome segment TGACGCGGTGCACGCCATCACCCCACACCTCGGCCAGGGCGCCGCACAGGCAATCGAAGACGGCGTCGTGCTCGCCGAGGTGCTGACGCGCCATGATGACCTCGCCTCCGCGTTCGCGGAGTTCACGGAGCGCCGTTACGAGCGCTGCCGACTGGTGGTGGAGACGTCGGAGGCGATCGGCGCATGGGAGATGGGAAAACTCCCCGACTTCGACAACGTCGCGGCGACCCAGCACGTGCTGGAGGTCATGGCGCAGCCCATCTGACGCGCCGAGCCGGCGGCGAGAATCCCCACACAAAATATCTTGCCTTATATATATGTAGGCATATATTCTTGCGGGATCACCGCGAAGACGCGGGTGAGAATCTACGAAGGTGTAGGAAATCATGAGCAAGCTCAACGTTCTCGTCGTCGGCGGCGGCATCGGCGGCCTGTCGGCCGCGATCGCGATCCGCCAGAAGGGGCACGACGTCCACGTGGTCGAGCGGTACGCGTCGGCGCACGCGTCCGTCTACGGCGTCGGGATCATCCAACCCATCAACGCGCTCCGCGCACTTGACGCCATCGGTGCAGCACAGCCCTGCCTCGACGCTGGCTTCGCGGCATCCGCCTGGGGTGCGATGTACGACCACGACGGCAACTTCCTCCGCAACATCCACGGCACGCCGATCGAGAGCAGCACCCTGCCCCCGATGAACGGTGTGACCCGCCCGAAGCTGCACGAGATCCTCACAGAGCGGGCCATCGAGGTCGGCGTGGTCATTCAATACTCCACCTCGTACGTCTCGCTCACCGACCGCGGCGACGGTGTCGACGTCACCCTCGACACCGGCGAGGTGATCTCGGCCGACATCCTCGTCGGCGCTGACGGGGTCGCCTCGAAGGTGCGCGAACACGTTCTCGACGCGACACTGCGCCCGGAGTACATCGGGCAGTCGGCCTATCGCCAGAACATGCCCCTCCTGCCGGAGATCGACCGGATCATCCTGCAGGAAGGGCCGAATGGAATGGCCGGTTTCGTGCCGATCGGTCCGGACATGGCCTATATGTTCTTCAACAAGCCCATGGCCCGCGACGCGCGCCCCGCCACCGCGGATCTGCCCGCGGCACTGCGCGCCGAGCTCGAAGGCTTCGGCGGACTCGCCGGACGCTTCCGCGACGAGTTCCTCAGCGACAACCCCGCCGATATCGTCCTCCGCCCGGAGGAGGCGATGATCGCGCCCGCCCCGTGGCACAAGGGCCGGGTGGTGCTCATGGGCGACGCAGTGCACTCCATCACTCCACACCTCGGCCAGGGTGCCGCGCAGGCGATTGAAGATGGCGTGGTACTCGGCGAAGTGCTGTCGACGCACGAGAACGTCGAAGATGCCTTCGTCGAGTTCACCGAGCGCCGCTTCGAACGCTGCAAGCTGATCGTCGAGACCTCGCGCAACATCGGCGAGTGGGAGATGGGCAAGCTGCCCGGCTTCGACAACGTCGCTGCAACACAGCACGTGCTCAAGGTCATGGCACAGCCGCTCTGATTCGACTGTGCACGCTCCGGGGATCGCGCGCGGCGCGACCCCCGGAGCGTTCCCCTCATTGTGCCCACCCCGGGCGATAGGCTCAGGAGACCATGGTGAGCCCCGACCGTCCACGCCTGACCGATGTCAGCATCACGCTGCGCGAACTCGCCTGGACGATCCACCGCAAGGCGCCGGAGCGCGCCGGCGTTGGCCCGCTGCCGACCACGGAGATCGCCCTCCTGAAGCAGGTGATCGACGCACCGGCATCCACCGTCGGCGAGCTCGCCGAGGCGCTCGGGCTACAGCAGCCGAACGTCAGCACCGCACTGCGCACTCTGGAAGAGCGCGGCTTCGTCAGCCGCGAGAAGAGCGCACGCGACCGTCGGGTGTCGCTCATCCAGCCGACGCCGTCGGGGGTTCAAGAGCACCGCGCCGTCGCCGCCGAATGGTCGAGGCCGGTGAACGAGGCATTGGAATCGCTCACCGCCGAGCAGCTGGCCACACTTGAGGATGCCGTCGAGGCGCTGACCGCCGTTCACCAGGCACTGCGAAAGGCCTCCGGCCGGGGGTCGGCGAGCGACGTGGGCGACGCGTAACTCGAGTTCGGCGACGAGTGCCGGCACCGGAGCCGAAGGGGGCAGGGCCCGCGGCTACTTCTCCAGCATTCGCCAGAGTGCGCGGAACAGCGCGTCCGCCTCGGCGGATCCCAGATGCGCGGTCAGTTCGCGCTGCACCTCCACTGCCTTCGGTGCGAGCCGCTCGCGTTCTGCGGCTCCGAGCGCGGTGAGGGTCACGACGTTCCGCCGGGCGTCGGCCGATGCGCGCTGCCGCGAAATCAGCCCAGCCTTCTCCATCCGCCGCACGAGGTCGGCAACGGTCGAGCGGTCGAGGTCGACCTCGTCGCACAGTTGGCGCTGGCTCGCCTCCGCCGCCCGGTCAAGCACGACGAGGATGCTGTACTGCGCACTCGTGATATCCGGCGATGCCACGCGCGCCCAGGTCGCCAGGTGCAGTTGCTGCGCCCGACGGATGAGGTTTCCGACGTGCCTCTGCGGTTCGGGAAGGTCGCTGATCGTCGTCACGGCTCCCATCCTGTCAGCTGCTGGGCGGCGCGAAAGCCTTGCTCACGCCGGCAGCAGAAATCCGGTGAAAAAGTCGTGCAGCTCGCGCCGTGCCGTCAACGGCAGCACCAGGGAGACGTACTGGTCGGGACGCACCACGACAACCGCACCGTGGGAAGAGATCCCGCGGCGCGTGAAGATGCTGTCCGCTGGGTCTTCTGCCCACGCCTTCTCCCAGTCCTGCAGGTTTAGGGGGCCGGAGGTAGGGAGCAGGATCGATGGCAGCTCCGTGACGTCGACGTCGTGGTGCGAACCGCGGAACACCGCGTGCACATCAATGACGCCATCGATGTCGGCATCCGCCGCGGTGAACGCGCGCACGGGCGAGGCCGAATCCTCGGTGAGCCAGCTCGCGAACTTGCGGAGCTCGACGTTGCCCACGTCGCCGAAGGCATAGATGCGCCAGCGGCCGTCCGCACGGTGTGAATGCCCCAGCTGCATCGGACGGGCGTCCGACACCCGGCGCACCGGCGCCGAATGGAACCGTGTGCCGACCTCGAAACCGGTCGCCAGTTTCTGGTGCTCGCCGCCGCCGGTGAGCGTTGACGGTGCGTACCGCGTGGCGAGCCCTGCGGTGTAGCGGCCCTGGCGCGCGAACTCCGCCTGCATGCCGGCGGCCGAGACGCCCCCGCGCTCGGGGTGAGCGGGGTCGAGCGCGGGTTGCGCGATGAACGCCGACCAGTGCTTGTCAAAAGCGATGAGGTCGGCGGCGATCGACTGGCGCTCCTCCGAGTAGCTGCGGAGCAACGTGGCATCCGAGCGCCCCTGCAGTACGGCGGCGAGCTTCCAGCCGAGGTTGAAGGCATCCTGCATCGAGACGTTCATGCCCTGGCCCGCCTTCGCGCTGTGCGTGTGGCAGGCATCGCCGGCGACAAAGACGTGCGGCGTGGCATCCTCGGGAGCGTCCGCGTCGAGATCGTCGAAGCGGTCGGCGACGCGCTGGCCAACCTCGTACACGCTGGACCATGCAACCTGCTTCACATCGATCGTGTACGGATGCAGAATCGCGTTCGCCACCTCACGGAGCTCCTCGGCGGTCGTCTTGCGGATCTCGCTGTCTCCGGCCGCAACCTCGCCGAGGTCGACGTAGCAGCGCACCATGTTGCCGCCCTCACGCGGGACCATCAGCAGGCTGCCCTTGCCGGCCGACTGCACGACGTTCTTCGTGCGCCAGTCGGGAAAGTCGGTCGTCGCAAGCACGTCCATGACACCCCAGGCGTGGTTCGCGGCATCCCCTCTGAGCTCAATTCCGAGCGCTGTGCGCACGGCGCTGCGTGCACCGTCGCAGCCGAGGACGAAGCGGGTGCGGACCGTGAATTCCTCGCCGGTGCGCTCCCCCGCCGTGTGCCGCAGCGTGACGGCGAGGGGGTGCGCTGAAACGTCGTCCTTCTCGTAGCCAACGAACTCGACGCCATAGTCGACCTCGAGCCTGCTCACCGACTTCGCTGCATGATCGAGCAGGTACTGCTGCATGCGCGCCTGGTTGACGATGACGTGCGGGAACTCGCTGAGGCCCGCCGGGGTGTCTTCGACCCAGCCGGTGCGGATGATTCTCGATCGATCCTCGTCGGACGGACCCCAGAAACGCACCTCATTGACCCAGTACGCCTCGCGGACGAGTGCCTCAGCGAGATCGAATGCCTGGAACATCTCGACGGTTCGGCACGCGACACCATCGGCGTGACCCACCAGCAGCGGTGCGGCACGGCGCTCGATGACACGCGTGCGGATGTCGGGAAACTCCGCCAACTGCGCAGCGAGTACAGCACCGGCAGGACCGCTGCCCACGATGAGCACGTCGACCGCCTCGGGGAATGCCTCGTCATGCAGCTGAGCGCGTGGATCGGCTGGCTGAACGTCGGGGTCTCCCGGGCGATAGCCGTCGCGATAGAACTGCACGAGATCTCCTTTGATCACGTCCGGGCGATCCGGATTCGTTGGGGCACCAACGATCATAGCCTTCCAGATCGCTGTGCGCTGCACCACGGTGTCATGCGGCTCGCCGCGGCTCTCCGTGCGTAACAATGAACGCACAGCGCACTGCACACCTCACTTCAGAGAGACGGCCCATGATCACTATCCACCTCCGCTACGAGATCGATGCCGACAAGCTCGACGATTTCCGCGCATACGGCCAGGAATGGATCCGGCTCGTCAACAGGTTCGGCGGCACGCACCACGGCTACTTCCTCCCCGGCGAGGGCGATAGCGACGAGGCGTTTGCGCTCTTCAGCTTTGATTCCTTCGCCACCTACGAGCAGTACCGGATTGCGGCAGCTTCCGACCCGGAGTGCATCGCAGCGTTCGAGTTCGCCAAGCGCACGCAGTGCATCCGCCGCTACGAGCGCCGCTTCCTGACGCCCATCTTCGAGTAGCCCGCAGCAGGGCAGCGGGAACGTGCCAGGGCGGCCGAGGAACTCACCAAAGTCGACCGCTGGACGCAACACTCTTGGCGGCGCGAGCGCGAGGCACCGCCTGAGGCACTCGGCTACGAAACTTCGACGGCATTCGTGAGAGCCCGCGTCAACGTCAACGACGAGAAAGCTGACCTCGAATGCCCGGGTCCAGACTGCGGTCCGCCCAGTCGAGCTCCAGGAGCGCAGTTGGCGATCGCGGCCCATGCTGGCAGGGCCCCGCCGCACTCGCCCTGGCGAATCCCTACCGCGCCGAGCACGCGCGGATCGTGCCGGAAGCAGCCCTCCGCTGCGAAGAGCGGCACCGTGAAGAGCACCGAGGCTGGGCTCGCGGACCTCGGCGAACTCAGCACATTTCTATTGAGGGGTTGGAGCGACTGACAGACCCGATTGTTGGATAGCTCGTCCGGGTGGAACCGAAGGCCAATGAAAGGTATGCAGACGCGTGTGAACGCCCTCGACCTAGCTAGTTGACTCCCAATCAGCCCGCACTCGCGCTTCTTCGAGTAGCAGCCCGGGCAGGACGGATCGCTGGAAAATGAGTTCCGAGTCGGCACCGAGCGACTTGCGCACCTCACTGAACGCTGCTCGCGCCTCGCCCTCACGCCCCTGCTGACTAATCGCGATGCCCAGCATGAGCTTCTTCTCAGGGCTCGGGTTGGAGCCGACAATTTGACGAAAGAGGGCTTCGGCATCTCCAAAGTTGCCCATATTGTCATAGGCGGCAGCGAGTGAAGACATCACTTCATACTTCTTAGGTCCGTCTTCCGCATCCAGCGCCGTCCGAAAATGAGAGCTTGCGTCGAGCCAGTCCCCAAGGTTGAAGCTTATGCTGCCTCGAAGATAGCTCGTGCGGCGGGGAGGTGCTCCGCCTTCGACCAGACGGTCAAGGTCGGCGACTGCGCCACTCGAATCCCCGCTTCTCGCTCGCGCCTCGCTTCTGTGGAACAGCGCCTCCTCACTTGAAGGATCGATCTCGAGCGCCTCATCGAGATCAATGATCGCTTCGGCAAAGCGTTTCTCTTCCATCAGGAGACAGGCACGGCCCACTAGCAGCCTCGAGTTCGTCGCATCGAGATCGATCGCGCGTGAGTAGTCGTCAAATGCGCCCTCAAAGTCCCTCAGTTTGCGTCTCATCGTGGCACGGGTCGCCAATGCCGCGTACTGGTATGGCGACGAGAGGTCGGCGACGAGGCTGAGCACGCTGGCCGCCTCAGATGTACTCCCAGATTCGCTAAAGCAGCGGGCGCGGTCGAGGGCCACGAGGGTCCGATCTGCCCCAAAATCATGCGCCAACGTCAAGTCCTCAAGTGCAGTCTGATACTGCCGTAGAGCGATGTGGGCCCGCCCTCGCAGAGCATAGAGATCACCGCTAGTCGGATTCTCCACGATTGCACGGGCAACAACTTCAATTGCTTGCGCGGGTTCGTTTCTAGCAATCAACTGCTCAATCCACAGGGAGATGTTGTGCTTGTCGTCCGGCTGAAGACGCTCAACTTCCCGGAACTGTTCGTCTGAATCTAACGTTCGCCCCACTCGTGCGAGTTCAACCGCACGATGCGACATCGCATGTCGATCTCCCGGGCGAAGCACTAGCGCGGCGTCCAAGTCTTCAAGTGCGCCAGCGTGAGACCCCAGCGAAGCCCGGGTGAGCCCACGCTGAAAATGGGTGTTGAACTTGATTTCATGCCGCAGCGACTCGCCAAACAGTTCCTCTGCGCGCACAAGGTCGCCAGCGTTTCTATACGAACGAGCCATGTTGTACTTCACGTACCCTGGCCTAACTCCATGCGCTAGCGCTGCGCCAAAATCAGCCTCGGCCCCGGCGACATCGCCGCTCTTCATCAGCGCAAAACCCCTCAAAGTGAGCGCTTCCAAATTATCCGGATCGTGCGCGAGAACTAGGCCGAAGTCTTCGAGCGCGGCGTCTAGGTCGTTTGCCGTGAGTCTCTCGCGTCCCTTCGATGCAACCGCTTTGACAGCAATGCGCCCACCCTCGTCAAGGAGAATCACCCGCAGCGCGGCGGAAGGGCTCACACTCTCATCCGTGTTTGCTGTGTCAGCCAGCGCCTTTGCCCGGCCAATTCGAAGGTCGTAGTCTTTCGGATCGAGTTCGATAGCCCTACTGAAGAATCGCAACGATTCTTCCCGCCTGCCGGCTCCGTACAAGGCACTACCCATAAGCCGAAAGACTGCAGGTTCTTCGGGCAGGCCATCTTTGATCGACTCGAGGTCGGCCAACGCCTTCATTGCGTCATCACAGTCGAGCAGTAGCTCTGCGCGCGCGATTCTGTACCAACGGTTCCGAGGCTCGAGGAGAATGGCCCTGTCCATCTCGCGTATCGCTTCGTCGTGCGATTCTTGGGCCGCATAGAGTTGCGACCGAAACGCGTAGACCCAGGGCCAGGATTCTAGATCGGCGGCTAACCTGTTTACTTCAATCAGGGCCTCCGCATGCTCTCCATTGCGACGATGGGCGATTGCTTTTCGAACTATGCCGATCACACTCGCACCCAATCGATCAGCGAGGTCTTTCCCTATCCATCGATATTCTGCGGTACCCACTGCAGCGACTGAAACCGCAATGGCGAGGACGAACAGCAAAGCCCAACTGTCCACAGACCAGATGAGCGGATTGGGTGATAGCGGGCGACCGGACTGAAGGCCGGCCAGAACAGCTAGGGCGGCCATCAGCGCAACGACGAGCCAGTTCAGAATTACGGTGTACTTTCCCATCGGATCAAGTACAGCGGCGTCAGCGTAGGCATCTGATGTGCGCTCAACGTCACGATCAGTAAGCAGGTTTCCCGCCGCACTCCGTCGCGCAAGCTCATTTGTGATCGTGTCGGAGCGCCCCAAAGCTCGATCCCGTTGGGCCCGCAATCGAACGGACGCGAATCCCGCCAAGAAGACGATCGTCGTGAGACCAGCGGCCAAGGCTGCCATCAGACTTTCTGGCATCGTTCACCTGCTCCTTGCGTAGAAGAATTCGCTCGTGTGTAGTCGTCGGATCGCGGAGCTCGAACAACGCATCTGCGGATGTCGCTCCCGCTCCGGCGTCGGAGCGTCCGTGCCCTCCGACGCCGGATCGCTTCACGAGAATCTGTTAGCGCGTGTCCGATGCCGGTTCGTTCACAACGGCGCGAATCGCTAGGTGAAAGTCCCCCGCCAAGAGCACCAAGCGCAACTCGCCATCGATCGCCTTCAGAGAACGAAACGGGCCCGCCAGCGGCTCATGGACAAATCCGTACCTGCACCCGTTCCCATTTTGGACGGAATACCAGTTACCTGGCTCGATGAGGGTCCCGTCTAGGGTGGAATCTACCCAGAACGAAACGTAGGCCGACTTACCATCAATGTCGATGGGCCCAACCGACCCGCGATCTCGAACCTCTTCAGGCGCCGGCACTAGAAGTCCCAGTCCTCGTCTTCCGTGACAACGGCCTTGCCGATGACGTAGCTCGAGCCCGAGCCCGAGAAGAAGTCGTGGTTCTCGTCCGCGTTCGGCGAGAGCGCCGACAGGATCGCCGGGTTCACGTCGGTGACCGTCTTCGGGAACATCGGCTCGTAGCCCAGGTTCATCAGCGCCTTGTTGGCGTTGTAGTGCAGGAACTTCTTGACGTCCTCGGTCAGGCCGACTCCGTCATAGAGGTCCTGCGTGTACTGCACCTCGTTCTCGTAGAGCTCGTACATGAGGTTGAAGGTGTAGTCCTTCAGCTCCTGGCGACGCTCCTCGGTCTCGTTCTCGAGACCCTTCTGGAACTTGTAGCCGATGTAGTAACCGTGCACGGCCTCGTCACGGATGATGAGGCGGATCATGTCGGCGGTGTTGGTGAGCTTCGCACGCGAAGACCAGTACATCGGCAGGTAGAAGCCGGAGTAGAACAGGAACGACTCCAACAGGGTCGAGGCGACCTTGCGCTTCAGCGGGTCATCACCCTGGTAGTAGTTCATGATGATCTGAGCCTTCTTCTGAAGGTTCTGATTCTCGGTCGACCAGCGGAACGCCTCGTCGATCTCCTTCGTGGAGCAGAGCGTCGAGAAGATCGACGAGTAGCTCTTGGCGTGCACCGACTCCATGAAGGCGATGTTCGTGTAGACGGCCTCCTCATGCGGAGTGATGGCATCCGGAATCAACGACACGGCGCCGACGGTGCCCTGGATCGTGTCGAGCAGGGTCAGACCCGTGAACACGCGCATCGTCATCAGCTGCTCTTCGGGGGTGAGCGTCGCCCACGACTGGATGTCGTTGGAGAGCGGCACCTTCTCGGGCAGCCAGAAGTTGTTGACGAGACGGTTCCAGACCTCAACGTCCTTCTCATCCTGGATCTTGTTCCAGTTGATGGCGTTGACGTGGCTGACCAGCTTGATCTTGCCCTGGTGGGCGGGATCGTTCTGGGCCGAGTTGACCTTGTCGGTGAGAGTCATTGTGATTCCTTTGAGATTCGAGGGATGCCGGTCAGAGGGCGTTCGGCGCGCTTAGAGCGCGCAGCTCACGCAACCCTCAACCTCGGTGCCCTCGAGAGCCATCTGGCGCAGGCGGATGTAGTAGATGGTCTTGATGCCCTTGCGCCACGCGTAGATCTGGGTCTTGTTGATGTCGCGCGTGGTGGCGGTGTCCTTGAAGAACAACGTCAGCGACAGCCCCTGGTCGACGTGCTGCGTGGCGGCGGCGTACGTATCGATGACCTTCTCGGCACCGATCTCGTAGGCGTCCTGGTAGTAGTCCAGGTTGTCGTTCGTCATGAACGGAGCCGGGAAGTACACACGGCCCAGCTTGCCCTCCTTGCGGATCTCGATCTTCGCGGCGATCGGGTGAATGGATGCCGTCGAGTTGTTGATGTAGCTGATCGAGCCGGTCGGCGGCACGGCCTGCAGGTTCTGGTTGTAGATGCCGTGCTCCATGATGGAGGCCTTCAGCTCGCGCCAGTCGTCCTGCGTCGGGATGTGCACGGCCGAGTTGGCGAACAGCTCGGCAACGCGCTCCGTGGAAGGCAGCCACTCGGCATCCGTGTACTTGTCGAAGAACTCACCCGAGGCGTACTTCGAGTCGGCGAAACCGTCGAAGGTCTCGCCGCGCTCGATCGCGATCTGGTTCGACGACTTCAGGGCGTTGAACACCACCGTGTAGAAGTAGATGTTCGTGAAGTCGATGCCCTCTTCGCTGCCGTAGTAGATGCGCTCACGGGCGAGGTAGCCGTGCAGGTTCATCTGGCCCAGGCCGATGGCGTGCGACTTGTCGTTGCCATCTTCGATCGAGCGAACCGAGCTGATGTGGCTCTGGTTCGAGACCGAGGTGAGGCCGCGGATGGCGGTGTCGATGGTCTTGCCGAAGTCGGGCGAGTCCATGGCCAAGGCGATGTTCAGCGAACCGAGGTTGCAGCTGATGTCCTTGCCGATCTTGTCGTACGAGAGGTCCTCGTTGTACGTGGTCGGCGTGTTGACCTGGAGGATCTCGGAGCACAGGTTCGACATGTTGATGCGGCCCTTGATGGGGTTCGCAGCGTTGACGGTGTCCTCGTACATGATGTACGGGTAGCCGGACTCGAACTGGATCTCGGCGAGGGTCTGGAAGAACTCGCGGGCCTTGATCTTGGACTTCTTGATCGCCGGGTTGTCGACCATCTCGCGGTACTTCTCGGTAACCGAGATGTCGGCGAACGGCACACCGTAGACGCGCTCGACGTCGTACGGCGAGAACAGGTACATGTCCTCGTCGTTCTTGGCCAGCTCGAACGTGATGTCGGGAACGACGACGCCGAGGCTGAGCGTCTTGATGCGCACCTTCTCGTCGGCGTTCTCACGCTTGGTGTCGAGGAAGCGCATGATGTCGGGGTGGTGCGCCTGCAGGTAGACGGCACCGGCGCCCTGGCGGGCACCCAGCTGGTTGGCGTAGCTGAAGCTGTCCTCGAGAAGCTTCATCACGGGGATGATGCCGGAGGACTGGTTCTCGATCTGCTTGATCGGGGCGCCGGCCTCACGGATGTTGGAGAGTAGCAGGGCCACGCCGCCGCCGCGCTTGGAGAGCTGCAGCGAGGAGTTGATGCCGCGAGAGATCGACTCCATGTTGTCTTCGATGCGCAGCAGGAAGCAGGAGACGAGCTCGCCGCGCTGTGCCTTGCCCGAGTTCAGGAAGGTGGGGGTGGCCGGCTGGAAGCGACCCGCGAGGATCTCCTCGACCAAGTTGGTGGCAAGCTTCTCGTCGCCGGCGGCCAGGCCGAGGGCGGTCATCACGACGCGGTCCTCGAAGCGCTCGAGGTAGCGCTTGCCGTCGAAGGTCTTCAGCGTGTAGCTCGTGTAGTACTTGAACGCACCGAGGAACGTGTCGAAGCGGAACTTCTTCGAGTAGGCGAGGTCGTTCAGCGCGGTGATGAACTCGAACGAGTACTGGTCGAGCACGGCAGGCTCGTAATACTCCTTCTCGACCAGGTAGTCCAGACGCTCGCGCAGCGAGTGGAAGAACACCGTGTTCTGGTTCACGTGCTGCAGGAAGTACTCCCGGGCAGCCTCGCGGTCCTTCTCGAACTGGATTTCTCCGTTCGGGCCGTACAGGTTCAACATCGCGTTCAGGGAGTGGTAATCCATCCCGGTGCGCGGTGCCTCCATCAGTGAGACGCTGTCGCCATTTGTTCCGACCAAAACGAGTCCAATCCTTCGTGGACGATGTTCACATCGTCCGGTGTTCCGAATACTTCAAATCTGTAGAGCTGCGGCACTTTGCATTTGGCCGCGATGATGTCTC includes the following:
- a CDS encoding FAD-dependent oxidoreductase; its protein translation is MSKLNVLVVGGGIGGLSAAIAIRQKGHDVHVVERYASAHASVYGVGIIQPINALRALDAIGAAQPCLDAGFAASAWGAMYDHDGNFLRNIHGTPIESSTLPPMNGVTRPKLHEILTERAIEVGVVIQYSTSYVSLTDRGDGVDVTLDTGEVISADILVGADGVASKVREHVLDATLRPEYIGQSAYRQNMPLLPEIDRIILQEGPNGMAGFVPIGPDMAYMFFNKPMARDARPATADLPAALRAELEGFGGLAGRFRDEFLSDNPADIVLRPEEAMIAPAPWHKGRVVLMGDAVHSITPHLGQGAAQAIEDGVVLGEVLSTHENVEDAFVEFTERRFERCKLIVETSRNIGEWEMGKLPGFDNVAATQHVLKVMAQPL
- a CDS encoding MarR family winged helix-turn-helix transcriptional regulator; protein product: MVSPDRPRLTDVSITLRELAWTIHRKAPERAGVGPLPTTEIALLKQVIDAPASTVGELAEALGLQQPNVSTALRTLEERGFVSREKSARDRRVSLIQPTPSGVQEHRAVAAEWSRPVNEALESLTAEQLATLEDAVEALTAVHQALRKASGRGSASDVGDA
- a CDS encoding MarR family winged helix-turn-helix transcriptional regulator, encoding MTTISDLPEPQRHVGNLIRRAQQLHLATWARVASPDITSAQYSILVVLDRAAEASQRQLCDEVDLDRSTVADLVRRMEKAGLISRQRASADARRNVVTLTALGAAERERLAPKAVEVQRELTAHLGSAEADALFRALWRMLEK
- a CDS encoding FAD-dependent monooxygenase, whose amino-acid sequence is MQCAVRSLLRTESRGEPHDTVVQRTAIWKAMIVGAPTNPDRPDVIKGDLVQFYRDGYRPGDPDVQPADPRAQLHDEAFPEAVDVLIVGSGPAGAVLAAQLAEFPDIRTRVIERRAAPLLVGHADGVACRTVEMFQAFDLAEALVREAYWVNEVRFWGPSDEDRSRIIRTGWVEDTPAGLSEFPHVIVNQARMQQYLLDHAAKSVSRLEVDYGVEFVGYEKDDVSAHPLAVTLRHTAGERTGEEFTVRTRFVLGCDGARSAVRTALGIELRGDAANHAWGVMDVLATTDFPDWRTKNVVQSAGKGSLLMVPREGGNMVRCYVDLGEVAAGDSEIRKTTAEELREVANAILHPYTIDVKQVAWSSVYEVGQRVADRFDDLDADAPEDATPHVFVAGDACHTHSAKAGQGMNVSMQDAFNLGWKLAAVLQGRSDATLLRSYSEERQSIAADLIAFDKHWSAFIAQPALDPAHPERGGVSAAGMQAEFARQGRYTAGLATRYAPSTLTGGGEHQKLATGFEVGTRFHSAPVRRVSDARPMQLGHSHRADGRWRIYAFGDVGNVELRKFASWLTEDSASPVRAFTAADADIDGVIDVHAVFRGSHHDVDVTELPSILLPTSGPLNLQDWEKAWAEDPADSIFTRRGISSHGAVVVVRPDQYVSLVLPLTARRELHDFFTGFLLPA
- a CDS encoding NIPSNAP family protein; this translates as MITIHLRYEIDADKLDDFRAYGQEWIRLVNRFGGTHHGYFLPGEGDSDEAFALFSFDSFATYEQYRIAAASDPECIAAFEFAKRTQCIRRYERRFLTPIFE
- a CDS encoding tetratricopeptide repeat protein is translated as MGKYTVILNWLVVALMAALAVLAGLQSGRPLSPNPLIWSVDSWALLFVLAIAVSVAAVGTAEYRWIGKDLADRLGASVIGIVRKAIAHRRNGEHAEALIEVNRLAADLESWPWVYAFRSQLYAAQESHDEAIREMDRAILLEPRNRWYRIARAELLLDCDDAMKALADLESIKDGLPEEPAVFRLMGSALYGAGRREESLRFFSRAIELDPKDYDLRIGRAKALADTANTDESVSPSAALRVILLDEGGRIAVKAVASKGRERLTANDLDAALEDFGLVLAHDPDNLEALTLRGFALMKSGDVAGAEADFGAALAHGVRPGYVKYNMARSYRNAGDLVRAEELFGESLRHEIKFNTHFQRGLTRASLGSHAGALEDLDAALVLRPGDRHAMSHRAVELARVGRTLDSDEQFREVERLQPDDKHNISLWIEQLIARNEPAQAIEVVARAIVENPTSGDLYALRGRAHIALRQYQTALEDLTLAHDFGADRTLVALDRARCFSESGSTSEAASVLSLVADLSSPYQYAALATRATMRRKLRDFEGAFDDYSRAIDLDATNSRLLVGRACLLMEEKRFAEAIIDLDEALEIDPSSEEALFHRSEARARSGDSSGAVADLDRLVEGGAPPRRTSYLRGSISFNLGDWLDASSHFRTALDAEDGPKKYEVMSSLAAAYDNMGNFGDAEALFRQIVGSNPSPEKKLMLGIAISQQGREGEARAAFSEVRKSLGADSELIFQRSVLPGLLLEEARVRADWESTS
- the nrdF gene encoding class 1b ribonucleoside-diphosphate reductase subunit beta, with amino-acid sequence MTLTDKVNSAQNDPAHQGKIKLVSHVNAINWNKIQDEKDVEVWNRLVNNFWLPEKVPLSNDIQSWATLTPEEQLMTMRVFTGLTLLDTIQGTVGAVSLIPDAITPHEEAVYTNIAFMESVHAKSYSSIFSTLCSTKEIDEAFRWSTENQNLQKKAQIIMNYYQGDDPLKRKVASTLLESFLFYSGFYLPMYWSSRAKLTNTADMIRLIIRDEAVHGYYIGYKFQKGLENETEERRQELKDYTFNLMYELYENEVQYTQDLYDGVGLTEDVKKFLHYNANKALMNLGYEPMFPKTVTDVNPAILSALSPNADENHDFFSGSGSSYVIGKAVVTEDEDWDF
- the nrdE gene encoding class 1b ribonucleoside-diphosphate reductase subunit alpha, with protein sequence MEAPRTGMDYHSLNAMLNLYGPNGEIQFEKDREAAREYFLQHVNQNTVFFHSLRERLDYLVEKEYYEPAVLDQYSFEFITALNDLAYSKKFRFDTFLGAFKYYTSYTLKTFDGKRYLERFEDRVVMTALGLAAGDEKLATNLVEEILAGRFQPATPTFLNSGKAQRGELVSCFLLRIEDNMESISRGINSSLQLSKRGGGVALLLSNIREAGAPIKQIENQSSGIIPVMKLLEDSFSYANQLGARQGAGAVYLQAHHPDIMRFLDTKRENADEKVRIKTLSLGVVVPDITFELAKNDEDMYLFSPYDVERVYGVPFADISVTEKYREMVDNPAIKKSKIKAREFFQTLAEIQFESGYPYIMYEDTVNAANPIKGRINMSNLCSEILQVNTPTTYNEDLSYDKIGKDISCNLGSLNIALAMDSPDFGKTIDTAIRGLTSVSNQSHISSVRSIEDGNDKSHAIGLGQMNLHGYLARERIYYGSEEGIDFTNIYFYTVVFNALKSSNQIAIERGETFDGFADSKYASGEFFDKYTDAEWLPSTERVAELFANSAVHIPTQDDWRELKASIMEHGIYNQNLQAVPPTGSISYINNSTASIHPIAAKIEIRKEGKLGRVYFPAPFMTNDNLDYYQDAYEIGAEKVIDTYAAATQHVDQGLSLTLFFKDTATTRDINKTQIYAWRKGIKTIYYIRLRQMALEGTEVEGCVSCAL